The genomic region TTTAGGCAACGGCGATGTAGACAGAATGCTCGGCAAAGGAAGGACTGCAGACCGTGACTTACTCCGCCGAACCCACGAAACGTACCCTGACCACAGGTACACAACCCAGACCTCAATGAGCACGGCAGCCCTGCGCTGCACCTCAGACATGTCAAAATCTCTTCATGGAGGTTATGTGACATGTCGCTTTTTGTTTCAGACAATGGCTTTGTGGCCAAACTGCTCTAAACATTTCATCAACTGTAGTATTTTTAACTATAGGACCATTGTTCCTGCACCGATGCTTATTTATGCTTTTACTGGAAATACTGCACCGAAGCTCCCGCGTGCCATCTTGGAATGGGTACTGCACCCCTCCTGGAAAAAAGTCTGCCAtagaaatacactgaaaaaaattaaatagctAGAAGAAAacactccagaaaaaaaaaaaaaaaaaaaaaaaaaaaaaaaatcttaagcaATTATGGCAAGGAGAGCAGACCTGCGTGCGGAGAAAAACACTCGGTTCAGGTACACGGCCTGTACAGGAGCTGTTTTGCAGTTCAACTTGGGGGTAGAAGTCAGGTGAACTTAGAGCCTCCAAGAAGGGAGTCTGATCGCAGCACTTTTCGTTCAAACCCCGACTGGTGTCATCCATCACGTATATGCTCATGCGAAACCGATTAGAGCAAACAGACGGCCCTGCCCGCGCAATTACGGTAATCCCATTACGCACTACGAGCAGGTCTGCAGGCTCCTTGCCGTCGTTGAACTGACGTACCCTCCGCGGCGCAGGCTGAGCAAACGACTCCATCGAGGTCACAGAAGCCCCCATTGCGTATCCATGggacacagaaaacaacacGGCCGTATCGACAAAGACAAGAGGATGCGGGCAATTTCAGGGCTAGCTCCTAAGCGCACGCTCTGGCGTCAGTCGGCGCGAAGCCTTGTGTGTGTAGTTATGCTATACACAGATAATGCAATGATTCCTTAAAAAAGCCTTTTGATTTTCACTGTGTATCAGTATACAGTATAGCGAAAACCTTGTAACATGAACTTAACAGCACAATATATTACTTTAGAAGTGGCTGCGAAGGCACTCTTCTTGGCGTAGCAAAAGGGGACACAGTGAAATTCAAAGTCTACATTCAGAGGCAGTGCCCAGTTTTCAGTatcaaaaaaggcatttttaaattatgcgTGATtgtttaaattgtaaaaaactATATGTAACAATTTTCACAAAAGCTAAATAACATATATGCAGTATTACAAAAACACTTATCaaggttaagaaaaaaaaaaacacataatagGAATTTCAAAAGAGCTCACCAACATACATTACAAGGCAATATTTTAAATCAAGTGGCAGACATTTAACTGTCAAGTCACACTGGAATAGCCATGAAAATTTGCAAATCTGCaaaactactttaaaatgatttgcatTGCAATTTCAATGAAACTCACTTTTAATGGATAATGGGCGGAAAATTGCAAATGGCTTATTGGGATTAGGTGGAATTACATCTTAAGGATGTTTGTGACATTTCTAAAAACTCTGCACATTCTCAGCATCATAACAGACACCATGGATATATAATAACAGTCAGTACTTTTGCAAAACAAGTGCTCAGTGGTTCTTATTCATTTTGAGAATGTTCACAAGATCGGATCGTACGCTCAGCCACGGTCAGTAGGAAGGAAAGCACTTTTCAGTTGCTTATCTTGAAAGCTCCAAAATAACTCCCTTCAGGGTCCGGATCCAAGAGCCACGAGTTGGACACTTTGACAAAGAGGCCGTCGCCCTCCTTCAGCGTGAAGATGCCGCTCTGCTGCTCACAGTACATATTGTAAAAATGGTTCTTCCAGCGTTTGGTGCTGCCGCTCTTCATGAGCACGATGGGCTTGATGGTGTTCTGCGTGTGTTTCTCGTGGTAGATGTATTGGATGAGCTGCGTGCTGCCGTCCTGGAGGTATTCGGATGACGTGTTAGACTCCTCGTAGTAGCGGAAGCACGTCTTGGCGTACACGGAATAGAGTCCCGCCTCCTCGATGAGCAGGCGTCCGTCATGGTACCTCATTTTCTGCAGGTGCCCGTGAGATTCCTTCCACTGTATCATGGTGACCTCGATCTCTCCCTCTGCAAACGCAGCCGCAGACACAACTACATTTAAACATGTGTCAGGAGACAGGATGCCTGCACCGTGGTACAAAGGGGACTTCTCACTAATACAGTCTACTTTCATACTTTACTACTGTACAGAGCAATAAAACatatgctttttgttttttccccccacactgGATCTAATGAGCTTATCCCGAGTCAAGGACACAGTAGTTATGACGAAGGTCGAAAAAGACTTTTTTCCACACTTCTACGTTTCACACTTATTCTCCAGTTGGACCAGCATCACCGCAAAGTAAAAGCAGAAGACTCTCCCCATAATCCCCCTGCCCTTCAACAGTGAATATACAGATATATGATACCACACGAGAGAGCAGTAAAGGCCTCAGCAGGGACAGGGATTTGAATCTCTGCTATGCAACACTATCTGGTGACTATACCCAAGAATAACAAATTGACTCATGTTCCTCGAAGGCGATGTGCTGTGGTTCCTTGCCAGGTGTTCCTTACAGTGACACCTACAGTCATCTGGGCATGGGGACAATTGGGTGAACGGCCCTCTCCTAGAAGAGCCACATGAGGCCAGTGTGACCAGTGAGGCCTCCAACACACAGAATTAAAAAGGTGCGGCCGGCCTGCATCATGAACATGGGTTTGTTTATCTCTCCTGTGGTGAAGGCAGGTGTCGTGTTTTAAGGACGAGAAGTAAGATCTACATAACCAGTAGAAAAGGCAGTGAAGAACCGAGTAGTAAAGAGCTGGCTGACTTACTCTTGACGTAGTTGATGGGCACCATAATGGGCAGGTGGGCTGATGGTACAGGTTCCCTCTGGTGCTTCTGACACTTCGCCCTGTCCCTCTTCCGAGGGTCCCTAAGGGCATCGGCACGGATCGGTCCGGACTGAATATCCTGCGGGGGCAAAAAGACAGCGTGCTTCTGGTCATTGCCCCAtatagtatgtatgtatggagtCATAAAGTATGTACATAAACTACAGTTGTACATAAAGTTAATAatcattaaagaaaatattattaaaaactattttcttcTTGCTGATTTTTGCCAAATGTTCCTATTTAAAAGGTAGAGCTTGAATTCGACGAAACA from Scleropages formosus chromosome 12, fSclFor1.1, whole genome shotgun sequence harbors:
- the LOC108928984 gene encoding tumor necrosis factor ligand superfamily member 11-like, which translates into the protein MASADYRPYLHEHRSDMEGDHVRTHAGPGPGPTCRALVLGALAIMGLLQVASSVAILLHLTGYLHEVDFSADYSSIQQTAVEDIQSGPIRADALRDPRKRDRAKCQKHQREPVPSAHLPIMVPINYVKKGEIEVTMIQWKESHGHLQKMRYHDGRLLIEEAGLYSVYAKTCFRYYEESNTSSEYLQDGSTQLIQYIYHEKHTQNTIKPIVLMKSGSTKRWKNHFYNMYCEQQSGIFTLKEGDGLFVKVSNSWLLDPDPEGSYFGAFKISN